atacctaaacttttaaaatcattttaatgttttttatgtagttgataataaaatatgctacttagtacttttaaaaaattatataatacattatgattgtattataaagtttatttaatataatttatactaTTAAAATAGTTGGTAACCTCTTCTTATTTACAAATAGAacacttgcttttaaaaatactattaaattatataaagaaaagcatttcttttcaaattttcaatGATAATATATCATGTTGAACTAGGAAAAAATGAATGTTAACGTGTTTATATACCAAAATATGGCCAAAAAATAGTTTTCATAACCTCATGTCTGAAATTGCTGGAACTTATTTAGAATCTcattggaattatttttattaaaatgttaatgatttttaataaataaagaaataaaatttatctgtaggcatttctccaaagccCAGGATGAGAAAGGGTCTCCTGGTTCCTGgttcctttgtgatgtgttccATGTGAGAGGCAGGCCAGTTTCCTTAACTGTAAGAGTGTTTAGTGTAACCTTATCTACATACATCTTCCAagaatgtcatttatttttcccttgaaaaCCAGTCATCCTAAATCCACAGAGATAAATGAAGTAGTCCTTTCACTGGTCCATAATTTCTTCCCTTGAAATTGGTGCCCTaagtttgttttctgctttttctcaaGCCTGCCATAATTACAACTGAGCAAACGTTAGTTGTTGATGGCTGTTTCTGAGTTTTATCAAAGAGACTTTGAAAACCTCCTAAGTGTGTGACTAAATTTAAATCCTAGCTAAGGAATTTTAATTCCGTTCAGACTCCCATCTATGGGAATCAAAGAAAACGTTAGAACAACAAAACAAGGACAAGAAAAAAGCTACTTCACAGCCCAAATGGCAATTTATCTTGTCAACTAAAGTTTATTGAATGGCTGCTATGTTTACAGATGCTTCTTggcttagaaaggaaaaaatctgttaaaaaaagtaattattcaaTTCCTAAATATATTATAGCTCCTGATGAACAAGAGCTGTATGTATTAGATTGGCTTCTGCATAAGAAAGTCTGAGCCCGAGATAAGGATTTGGGGGATGGGGATTTATCTGGGAGATGTTCCCAGAAAGTAGTGAGGGACTAAGGAAGTTGAGACAGGAAAAGAgccataaataaattattgaggTCAATGTCAGGAGCAACTGTGGGTTGCTCTGGGCTATTTGAAGAAGGGTGCAGAATCCTTTCAGAATTCCCCTACTGAGTCAGCATTTCTGTGTCTGCCACAATCTACCACTGTTGAGTAAGGAAAAGAGTGGGAAATTGCATTGGCAGACAGGAAGATGTTGCAGCAGTTTTAAGCTGTGAAGGgtagatggaaaaagaaaagttaacatCTTATGGAAGAGCACATGTGGTGCTTTGTAGAAAGAAATATTGTGATGGCTGAAGGGATGATCTTTATAAACTCCTATTCACGTTCAGAGTTTAGCTCAATGCAAGTTCCTGCTAATTCTCATTGCTCTACCCTCGCAGGCTCACTCTTTTCTGCACCCTAACCTTAGAAATCAAGAGGAAAGACCTAGAGACAAAGATTTTTGTTATAATGCTTTATATCtgattttcatattcttttactACATGTCTGAAAAAGAAAGTTGCTATATCTCTTAGCTTTCTAGTATTTTTACTTCTGAATATAGATTAGATGGTTTCTAGGGTAACTTTTAGGCCCAGAATTAGTTACGATTTGCATCTTCTTAAACATGCTCATCTACCAGTGTTGCCTCCAGCATCTTCCTTCTCTAAGCCATGTGTGCACAGAATTATGTGCATATGGAAATAGAGTGGGTTTAGAAGGTTACTGCAGATCATTGCCTGTACCCGTAGAATCTCCTCTCTTGATCTGTTAAATGTCTGAGGTTCTATTACATTGTATTATTTGAGTTAAAGTATATTTCCAGAAAGTCTGtgtaaaatattcaatatataaataaatagggaGCTGTAGATACTATAGTCATAGAAATTCTAAATCTGAGcctaggagcagtggctcatgcctgtaattccagcattttgggaggctgggatgggtggattgcttgaggccagaagttcaagaccagcctggtcaacatagtgaaaccccatctctaaaaataaaaataaaaataaaaataaaaataagaaataaattctaaatgtgattataaataaaagtttccTAATTAGATTATCATCAGATGGACAAATTGGGTTCGAAGTGGCAAAATTTAAGTATTGGCAAATGATGACCAGAATATAACTAGTAATACATTTGATAATGCTATTGCAAAAAATAATGaggatgtgtgtgtatgggggCCTTCCACTGTAGTTACTCTcctggatgaagaaaataagttatttttagaTTAGCTTGCAGTTTCTCTGATGCCCCAAAGTCAAGTCTTTCAATGATCAGTTCTTGTGATGTAAAAGCAAATATTGAATTGATACTACTACTTAAGAGTGAAatgtcatttctttaaaaaattttttgtttctaaaatatctattttttccaATTCATAGGaaaatttgtttccttatttgttttaCTAGTATGTTGACCAATAAGTGAAGGAAACTTCTCAGCTCAAAAGGCTTAAAGAGAGTGGAATAAATTATTTAGCATTATTCTCTGTAAACACGTACCCAGTTGAACAACTATGTAGAGAAAGAGGGGCTGTTAACTGTTCTCTGCTTCCAAACACTCTAAGCCAGGACACCAGGAAAAGCAACAGTGACTCCACCGCTCTCTCAGGTAAGGTCCCTATCCAGTGTGTAGGCAATTTCCAGGATCATTCATAAAAACTCAAGGGAAATGTGACAGGTATAGCATATAGTTTTGATGATTTTCAAGTTCAATTATAACATGGCATTTGCATGTTGTTTATCTTTCTGTActagatatataatttattattcagtaataaaatcAAGATTTTAACCTGGGTCAGGATCTTGAAGATTATAATCAGCTTAAACACTTTCTATTTTGGTGAGGAAATTGATATGTACAGAAATTCAGTCAGTTTTTCTCATATTACAAGGTAGTCGTAGAGCCAAGACTAGAAATCAGGTTTCTGACTTCCAATGACTTTGGCTAATTAGACAAAATTCCATCATGGTAGATGATTAAATAAAGGCTAAGTGCTGTTTCTGCCTATAGTTCTTAGTGAGTAGCAGTGGCATGCTAAGGATAAGGCCATGAAGCTTCTATCCTGGCTTAATTGTTCTTGGGGCAATTGTTTAGAGCTTAGATTAATAAATGATGTTTCAaggaagaatatttttatcactgaCACTGTATAGAATTATGGGCACATGGCTATTATtggttcttgttgttgttgttgttgttgttttgtttttgttttgagacaaagtctcactctgttgcccaagctggagtgccatggcacaatcttggctcactgcaacctccacctcctgggttcaagcgagtctcctgcctcagcctccctagtagctgggactacaggcacgcaccaccttgcctggctaatttttttgtagttttagtagagatagagtttcgctacgttggccaggctggtcttgaactactgttttaaaattctatatagGCAATGTATGCTAATGTGGATGACTGCTAGCTACCCTGTCATTGGTATGCCACAGATGAATAGTAAACTGATAATGTTCATTTAAATTCCAATACAATGTGTTGAGAGCTTAACTGCTGCTGATTATTACATGATATTTAGGTCAGAAGAACTCTGATGATTGAATGGAAGTGGGCTTTGAGCATGTACCCAGACTTTATTATACAGTTAATTTCCCTAGAGGTGTTAAATTTCAGTTTTTGGTCTAGAAGCTGTAAGAATATTCAAATTTGAGagaatacatatttgttttttacaAGCTCATCATCTTATGTATCCTAATACTATGCCAAATGTTTTCTTGGGAttgaataaatgtaatttttttaacttggcCTCTGTTGATTCATTGGATGTTTGTTACTTTGAATATAAAAGCAGAACTTGGCAAGTCATACAACTCAATTTGGCAGATCACTCACTCTTAGCAAATGAACTGTGCCCAACATAAATCCACTCTAAAGTTTACAGAGGTTCAGTTCTGTACCAATGGAAATGAGAAGTTAGCTAAGAGTACAAGAAGCATGCTGATTGGCTGATGCAGGGTAAGCAGGCTACATAAAAGGCAGCTGTAGAACATCTGGGAAGGTCAATGATAGCATCTGCCTAGAGTCAAACCTCCGTGCTTCTCAGACAGTGCCTTTTCACCATGAGTGGGTGCCCATTTTTAGGAAACAACTTTGGGTGAGTATTTACCTTTATTCTAAGTGGGTTTTGGCTTTTAGAAGTATCAGGTGTGagcattttaatttctgaatttaaGGAGCATTGAAAACTGTCACCTTTATTCCTTTGTCTAACAATCTACTCTAAAGAAAATTTGCAATGAGAATTTTAATCACCCATATCATTAGTTAACTGTGTTTTCTAAAGCACTATTTTTCCCTCTTGATTTATTAAATTTGcagatatacttttaaaaaactccCCGTAGAAGGCAGCGAAGAAGACAAATCACAAACTGGTGTGAATAGAGCCAGCAAAGGAGGTCTTATCTATGGGAACTACCTGCATGTAAGTGGCAGGGTCCTTACAGGGTTTGGTGTCCATTGTTAGGCACTCAATTCTGCCAAGTgactttttatgattttatttcttggaaTTAGGGAAAGTCACCAATCGTTTTCTGGACCTaaggatatttttattcataaacaCTTTTACGTTTTCAACTTTTGTTAGAATAATTCAAGAGACTTATAGGATAAAATTCATATCTCCAGTGGAAGTAAGAGCAGAGAATCCAGAATCTGGGAGGCGTATACATGATAAGATACACTGTGGATAATTCACAGGCATTGTGCAACTTGTATAGATAAGACATGGTTAATAAATGTCAGCCTAGATAACTGCAAATGTATCTTGAAAAAGTTCTCCTTTAAATCTCTTATCATGAAGTCGAAATGTAAAAGGCACACAGagaattttcttaaaatcattAACATATAAAGAGGGATGTTAATGAATGAGGTATTGGGAGATTATTCTGGGCCAAGTTTCAGCCTgtttgtcttctattttttttaagaggcaaaaTGATTAGTCCTTGATGTCTTCATCGGTGAGTTTCTAAGGATTAACTGATAAAGAATGTTAAAATATTCTTAGAATAGGCTCTTTAGGGGAATAAAAGAATGCCAAATGCATAGTCAGCTCAGCAAGTTTTCAAGTTTTCATCATATTCATTTCATGAAAAGGGATATGATGTCTCAAAGAGCTTAATAGGATTTATTATGATAAAATCCTACCAAATagaaattttctgagaagaataaaaatcacaaattcaATTCACTCTTTATGATGAGATTCGTCCATTGTTTAAAAGAAACTAGATTGGTTTCTGAGAATTTTGAGTTTGGAGGAGCATTTGTCATTATCATATTCTACTTCTTACTAAAGTTCATAAAAACCAAGTTCTGCAATTTCAGacaggctttttatttttcatttcaagttGGAAAAAGTTTTGAATGCACAAGAACTGCAAAgtgaaacaaaaggaaataaaatccatgatgaacatcTTTTTATCATAACTCATCAAGGTAAGTTGCACAAAGGTTTTGGACAATATTCCACAGGCATTTCTCATTGATAACGAGGAAAGCTACaatttttaaactacaaaatGATGAAAGATCATGGAATCACCTCTGTTAGAAATGTTTGAGAATATTTTGCTGCCAGATGAATTCTCATAGGACTGATATAAGGATTTCAATAGTCTTCTTTATGTTACTCCTCTGCTAATAGGTGAAGTAGGACTTTAGCTTTGTTCTTAACTCCAAGGGGACTTTCTGCCTCTTGGAATTTCACTAGGAATTCACAAGTGAAGATGTTACGTTTCTCACTTCGGAACACTAAAAAACTATTTTCAAGATCATTGAAATTTATGCTGGATTGACATAATCCTATACAAATCTAGTAATAAAGACAAATGTAAATTGTGTCCAAAAATGTATGTTTATCCTTTCCAGATTTCTATAATGATTTCTGggcagtgggtttttttttagcCTATGTGTTCATGACTTCAGAAGTTTAGAAGGTCCCTGAACTCCAAAATTATGCACAAATTTTCATGAATATTATCTTAAAGAGGTCTGTGACCCCAAAATATTAGTAACATTTACTTTAAGCTTTTCAGTACCACTATACTGACCTCTTAATGACTGGAGCCCAATCACTGTTGCCTGCCAGTGCCCCACATCTAGATGTGTTTCCCTGCCTTACCAATTCTTTGTGTTCTTTCCTCAAATGGATGCTTTCCAATGTGATTGAGTAAATTAATAAACTCtggtaaagaaattaaaagttaaaaaactggCTTAATGTGTCAGTTCTCCTGTTTTTATGTTTATACTTTTATGGGTGGCTTATACCGAGGCAATATCAATAGGAGAAGAATCATGGTATGGTAGCATAaattaggaatttaaaaattgtttagtaTCTCAGTTCTACTGTTATAAATTGTGTGACTCTGGTCAAGTTGCTTAGATCTCAGGACCTCCATTTCCCCATACGTAAAATGGAGAGAATTACTGATGCTCTCACTTACAGAGTTCCTAGGaagataaataagataatgtgCATCAAGCATTTAGCCCGAGGTATAGCACATAATAAACATGCAACAAATGGTAgctatcattattttataaaaacacttttcttctattctttagTTATAACATGTAGGCAGTGGTTACATAGGGTTAAAAAAGATATACATAAActgatcaataaatgtttgattgttctttgctcaaatataaaaattaggtccCCCAAAGTCTTTTTAAACATAACTTAGAGTTATAATTGGATTCTCTTAATTAGTATGGAAACATTGCCTTTATCCATATGATTGAACCAAATAGGATGCACTGAAGATCTCTAAGATTATTGACTTCCTGTGTCATCTAATTATTACATTGtctatttaatttattcataaaaataaaaataatcacccAATATTTACTTTATGCCTGACACTGTGCTAGgtaatgaagaaaaatggatgAGTATGAGTAAGTCCTTAGTTTCTAGTGACAAAGAATACTATGGGAAGGACAAATCAACGGGGAGAACCATTTATATTTGCTATGAATCATCTAGCAACACAAAGGAGTCAAAATGTCTATCCATGTCTACCATACTGCTGTAAGTCTTAAGGTTTTGAATCATAGGTTTCCAATTGTAGGTGGGTAACTgatcattttgcaaatgaatcAACTGAAGTTAAAGAAAATGGTTTTGCCCCAATTGACACAGCCCGTCACTTCAGATAGATTGATTCCAACTATGCTTCTTCCAACATGTCATTACTGTATCACTTTTCTTTAATGCCAATGTTACTGTTTGACAGCCCGTAGTAAAAGGGGAGAACAAACTTAATCCTTCGACAGAAAAGCTTTGGCAGTATTCAGGTTTGAACAAATAAACCTTGGACTCATGGAAATTCTGAAAGATGATCTACTGGATAATGTGAACTCAATTGCCACAAAGTTCCCCCGGGAATTAGCTGTTACAGTAATATGAAGCTTTGCCATTTTCCTTTGACCACAAACATCTGGCCGCTTTCCCATATGTGCTAAGTCTATGAGTTGCTAGGATTttcacaaataaaacaaacagacaaaatgcTGCATTTTAAGTAACTTAGCTTTGTATTTTCAAGTTCTTAAAATCCTACAGTCTTTCATTTAGGTTAGGAAATATTAATTTCTCAGTGTGTAGATGAAGTTGATTATCACTTCTGCTTCCCCACATACTTCCAGCTTCCATAGAGGAAGCTAGAATTAGGTTATGTGCTAtatcctcaaagacctaaaaatgcATTTGTTGAGAGGAATTAgtgtaataataatgaatatgaaGCATTAGGTAACATGTCTagcatattaaaacatttaataaaaggaGGCTATTACAACTTTAACACTAACATTTATTTCTGGCACACAATGGgactatatttacatttattgattttaaggtaacattttaatttctctttcaacATGTTAAACATATCTTTCATATAATAATGGCCAAAAAGGCTCCCATAACTTTCCAACTGACAATGATTTCCTTATTACAGCTTATGAACTCTGGTTTAAGCAAATCCTCTGGGAGTTGGATTCTGTTCGAGAGATCTTTCAGAATGGCCATGTAAGTTCTTATGTCACAATATTGGTTTCATGTATATTTTTGGAAGATATGGAAAGTATTATTAATGAGAGAAAAACATTAACACCAAATGGTGGTCTTAACTTTTAATGATAGAACAAACAGacattttatgaatgaatgaggagttcAGTCATATTTTTCCATTGCTATTTTGAAATTACATGTGACTTTAAGGTTCCTTTCAAATTTCAGTTTCAAGTCCCTTGTTTAGAACTCATTTCCACCCACAAAGATGTTATAAATGATGGTGGATTACCAAGCTAATGGGGATCCTTTAATTAACAGGTACCAGAATTGTATTTCTACTGAATATTAGCTGCAGGAAGATGGGAGCAAtaataaagaaagtgaaaaaggaagagaaggaggcagtagagaaagagtggtgggaggaagaaaaagaggaagaaaagggggaaaagggGAATGGGGCAATGGGGAAGAAAAGGACAGGAGGACAAAGagtgagaggagaggagggaaagctTCCAGTGACGGCAGGAGCTTGAGGTGCACTTCTCCATCTCCCACCCTGCTTTCTCTTGCCATGGCTCTGAGGATCCTTCCTTGGGTCCTCTACCTCTGAGCCCCTGCTCCAAGAAGGGCTAGGAGACAGAGCACATGGGACCCATACAGATGGGACCCTTCCTGCCTGCATGAATCCACTTCCCATTTGTGTCAGTGGCAACTTTGGCCCTCAGTAAAGAGTAGATTGATCCACATGTTGTTTAACCCTCACTCAGAAGTTCCTGTGTTATCTTGACCTCTGTTCTTTGAAACAAAACTAAAAGAGAAACTTGTTTTGAAATCAGTGGGGGGTTGTATTCTAGAATTTACTTCTGCTATGCTTCTATATAATTTTCTattgtcaaagaaagaaaaaatttcttattttgcaGAAATTCCTTGCCCACAATTCAGAACTGTTATATACTCTTTGCAAATTTTAGTTTCAAAGTTTCCCTTTAAAACCAAATTAGAGACAAAATTAATGGGAATTCATTGCCATtgtctattttgtattttctagaggTCAGCATTGCTAACTCAGTGTTTCATTTCTTAACCTTCAGGTCAGAGATGAAAGGAACATGCTTAAGGTTGTTTCTCGGATGCACCGAGTGTCAGTGATCCTGAAACTGCTGGTGCAGCAGTTTTCCATTCTGGAGACGATGACAGCCTTGGACTTCAATGACTTCAGGTGTGCacatttggcattttaaaaaatgtgatggaATTTACTTTCTCATTTTGGTGGGGTAAAAGcagcatgtgtgtgttttgtgccATGAGGAGCCTGTCTTACTAACATTTTGTCACTATATGGACTTAGGGGTCTTCGATCACAAAGCATTTgagaagttattaaaaatattttattattcatttttacatgtaagcgTAATATGATCAATTGATTTAAATTCATCACTGTGTGTTCTGTTTTTCtccaaaaagaattttagacaaCTTAGCACATTGACTAAAATAGctaataaaatacatgtaattaaatttaaaagatataaaaactcAAAACAGGAGCGATATATACAGAAGCATGTCAATCAAAGTAGAAGTTATGGATTAAACCATAAATTTTACCTGTACATTTCAAGGCAATACCATATAGATAGCTTTTTTCTTACCAAAATGtgagaagaaaaaagtttaagaaacttCCATTGGGTGTAGGATGTAACATGCATGTCCTGAACATGTCTGACAAAGGAAAAGTAGAATTTGTGGTGAATTTAAAACGTTAAAGTCTTAGCAGCAGTGAAATGAAAGACATTCACAAAGATATAATATGGGGAGTGGGAGTAATAACATTTTTGATATCCGATGATATTTAAGTAGCTCATTTTTCTGATTTCAGTGAGTCAAATCACAGGTCTAACTCTAGACAGTTGTGTGTATCTGCTCTTGATATCCAAGAGTAAAACTGACAGTCTCTACAATCTCTTACAATAGAAGAAACCATTATGGTGGTTGATAATGTcagctcttctcttctctcctctcctctcctctcttctcctctcctctcctctggactcctctcccctcccctcccctcccctcccctctcccctcccctcccctcccctctcccctcccctctcccctcccccccctttctcttctctgctcttctcctctcctctctttcccttcccttgcctttcCTTCCACCATTTAATCTCAAAGAGAGTACTTATCTCCAGCATCAGGCTTCCAGAGTTTGCAATTCCGACTATTAGAAAACAAGATAGGTGTTCTTCAGAACATGAGAGTCCCTTATAACAGAAGACATTATCGTGATAActtcaaaggagaagaaaatgaactgCTACTTAAATCTGAGCAGGAAAAGACACTTCTGGAATTAGTGGAGGTATGGATTCATACAATTTATAAAGTTTAACTCAATACATCTTCTTAATTTAGCTTTTGctaaatcagaattttaaaaacgtATATCGAAACTGAGTTACATTCAGTGGAAATAAGGATAGAAAGAAttcataaaaatacatgaatttgtAAATTCATGTtactaaaatattgaaaatgtcaAGAACCCTGCTGAGAACTTCGGAAATACTTATGTAATCAATTGTATGCTAATATTTAATAACCTTATCATCTCAATAAAACAATTCCTTAAATATCCCTTCTAAGTAACACTTAATTAGCTGAT
This DNA window, taken from Homo sapiens chromosome 4 genomic scaffold, GRCh38.p14 alternate locus group ALT_REF_LOCI_1 HSCHR4_1_CTG12, encodes the following:
- the TDO2 gene encoding tryptophan 2,3-dioxygenase, with protein sequence MSGCPFLGNNFGYTFKKLPVEGSEEDKSQTGVNRASKGGLIYGNYLHLEKVLNAQELQSETKGNKIHDEHLFIITHQAYELWFKQILWELDSVREIFQNGHVRDERNMLKVVSRMHRVSVILKLLVQQFSILETMTALDFNDFREYLSPASGFQSLQFRLLENKIGVLQNMRVPYNRRHYRDNFKGEENELLLKSEQEKTLLELVEAWLERTPGLEPHGFNFWGKLEKNITRGLEEEFIRIQAKEESEEKEEQVAEFQKQKEVLLSLFDEKRHEHLLSKGERRLSYRALQGALMIYFYREEPRFQVPFQLLTSLMDIDSLMTKWRYNHVCMVHRMLGSKAGTGGSSGYHYLRSTVSDRYKVFVDLFNLSTYLIPRHWIPKMNPTIHKFLYTAEYCDSSYFSSDESD